A window of the Tenebrio molitor chromosome 1, icTenMoli1.1, whole genome shotgun sequence genome harbors these coding sequences:
- the LOC138130082 gene encoding uncharacterized protein — MAPTLYMIAPSPAVRAVQITASAIGLELNLKELDFMKGEHMQPEYLKLNPQHTVPTLVDEDGFTLWDSHAINVYLVSKYAKNDNLYPKDLKKRALVDQRLHFDTGVAFARGLPIVGAILRAGKTSLEDSEKESINQVYGFLEAFLDGKQYMAGDSVTIADYSLFATITGSNALVAIDAQKYPRLTKWLKTIETRPEAEVNKKGLAIFENMIKSKLTSYGPTVSLTLAASLRRVIKWECSLLLILPSCVQITAKAIGLELKLQQLDFLNGEHLQPPYLKINPQHTVPTLVEDDGFTLWDSHAINAYLVSKYAKNDNLYPKDLKKRALVDQRLHFDNGVAFARGVPIINAIFGAGKTSLNDSDKESLNQVYGFLEAFLDGKQYMTGDSVTIADYSLFATITTSNTLVAIDAHKALLNWTGTTVGSQLHSASRQTTMAPTLYMMVPSPAVRAVQITAKAIGLELKLKEVDLSKGEHLQPEYLKLNPQHTVPTLVDSDGFTLCDSHAINVYLVAKYAKNDNLYPKDLKKRALVDQRLHFDSGVAFARGLAIVGAILRAGKTSLDDNDKESLGQVYSFLEAFLEGKQYMTGDSVTLADYSLFPTITSWDVLFAVDDQKYPRLTKWLKTIESRPEAEVNKKGQAIFETMIKSKLT, encoded by the exons CTCAATCCTCAACACACCGTACCCACTCTGGTCGACGAAGACGGTTTCACCTTGTGGGACAGTCACGCCATCAACGTCTACCTCGTCTCAAAGTACGCCAAGAACGACAACCTCTACCCCAAGGATTTGAAAAAGAGGGCGCTGGTGGACCAGAGACTGCACTTCGACACGGGGGTGGCTTTCGCCAGAGGTCTTCCTATTGTT GGGGCTATTCTTCGCGCCGGCAAAACCAGTCTAGAAGACAGCGAGAAGGAGAGCATAAACCAGGTGTACGGGTTCTTGGAGGCCTTCCTCGACGGTAAACAATATATGGCCGGAGACTCCGTCACCATTGCCGACTACAGTCTGTTTGCAACCATCACCGGCTCCAACGCTCTTGTTGCAATCGACGCCCAAAAGTACCCACGTCTTACCAAGTGGTTGAAGACCATCGAGACTCGCCCCGAAGCTGAGGTGAACAAGAAGGGACTCGCCATCTTTGAAAATATGATCAAGAGCAAATTGACTTCATA TGGGCCAACAGTGTCATTAACGCTGGCGGCTAGTTTAAGAAGAGTCATAAAGTG GGAATGCTCCCTCCTATTAATACTACCTTCATGCGTACAGATCACAGCCAAAGCCATCGGACTAGAATTGAAACTGCAACAACTGGACTTTTTGAATGGCGAACACTTGCAACCGCCATATCTCAAG ATCAATCCTCAACACACCGTACCCACTCTGGTCGAAGACGACGGTTTCACCTTGTGGGACAGCCACGCCATCAACGCCTACCTCGTCTCAAAGTACGCTAAGAACGACAACCTCTACCCCAAGGATTTGAAAAAGAGGGCGCTGGTGGACCAGAGACTGCACTTCGACAACGGGGTGGCTTTCGCCAGAGGTGTCCCGATTATC AATGCTATTTTTGGCGCCGGCAAAACCAGTCTAAACGACAGCGACAAAGAGAGCTTGAACCAGGTGTACGGGTTCTTGGAGGCCTTCCTCGACGGCAAACAGTACATGACTGGAGACTCCGTCACCATAGCCGATTACAGTCTTTTTGCAACCATCACCACCTCGAACACTCTTGTTGCAATCGACGCCCACAAA GCATTATTAAATTGGACAGGAACCACTGTAGGATCTCAGTTGCACAGTGCAAGCCGACAGACAACCATGGCTCCAACGTTATACATGATGGTACCCAGCCCTGCGGTACGAGCCGTACAAATCACAGCCAAAGCCATCGGTCTAGAACTGAAACTTAAAGAAGTGGATCTCTCGAAAGGCGAACACTTGCAACCCGAATACCTCAAG ctcaatcCTCAACACACCGTACCCACACTGGTCGACAGCGACGGTTTTACTTTGTGTGACAGTCACGCGATCAACGTCTACCTCGTTGCAAAGTACGCCAAGAACGATAACCTCTACCCCAAGGATTTGAAAAAGAGAGCGCTGGTAGACCAGAGATTGCACTTCGACTCGGGAGTGGCTTTCGCCAGAGGTCTCGCTATCGTT GGCGCTATTCTTCGGGCCGGCAAAACCAGTCTAGACGACAACGACAAAGAGAGCTTGGGCCAGGTGTACTCGTTCTTGGAGGCCTTCCTCGAGGGTAAACAGTACATGACTGGAGACTCCGTCACTTTAGCCGACTATAGCCTGTTCCCAACTATCACCAGCTGGGACGTTCTTTTTGCAGTCGACGACCAGAAGTACCCTCGCCTCACAAAATGGCTGAAGACCATCGAGAGCCGCCCCGAAGCTGAGGTGAACAAGAAAGGACAAGCCATCTTCGAAACCATGATCAAGAGCAAGTTGACTTAA